In one Nocardia tengchongensis genomic region, the following are encoded:
- a CDS encoding TrkA family potassium uptake protein, whose product MKVAIAGAGAVGRSIAQELLRGGHQVMLLERRLDHIDPNSAPAAIWTHADACELETLEEAGLETYDVVIAATGDDKVNLVFSLLAKTEFGADRVVARVNDPRNEWLFDSSWGVDVAVSTPRLLASLVEEAVSVGDLVRLMTLRQGQANLVEITLPTDTPLAGKAVRTLTLPRDAALVTILRGGRVIVPQGDDPLEGEDELLFVTSVEAEDDLRKALGANGFGSTATPA is encoded by the coding sequence ATGAAGGTAGCCATCGCCGGGGCCGGAGCCGTCGGACGCTCCATCGCCCAGGAACTGCTGCGCGGCGGCCATCAGGTCATGCTGCTCGAACGCCGCCTCGACCACATCGACCCCAACAGCGCGCCCGCCGCCATCTGGACCCACGCCGACGCCTGCGAGCTGGAAACGCTCGAAGAGGCCGGGCTGGAAACCTACGACGTGGTCATCGCCGCCACCGGCGACGACAAGGTGAACCTGGTGTTCTCGCTGCTCGCCAAGACCGAATTCGGGGCCGATCGGGTGGTCGCCCGCGTCAACGATCCCCGCAACGAGTGGCTCTTCGACTCCTCGTGGGGCGTCGACGTCGCGGTGTCCACGCCGCGGCTGCTGGCCTCGCTGGTCGAGGAAGCGGTGTCGGTCGGCGATCTGGTGCGGCTGATGACGCTGCGGCAGGGTCAGGCCAACCTGGTCGAGATCACCCTGCCCACCGATACCCCCTTGGCCGGCAAGGCCGTTCGCACCCTCACCCTGCCCCGGGACGCCGCCCTGGTCACCATCCTGCGCGGCGGGCGCGTCATCGTCCCGCAGGGCGACGACCCGCTCGAAGGCGAGGACGAACTGTTGTTCGTCACCTCCGTGGAAGCAGAGGACGACCTACGCAAGGCGCTCGGCGCCAACGGCTTCGGCTCGACCGCCACCCCCGCCTGA
- a CDS encoding sigma-70 family RNA polymerase sigma factor, producing MATSESRRAAAELEKLIGPAAAGDRAAVSEILKIVYPLVRRYCAARLGGAGHLHVTADDVAQEICLATVQAIPRYRDQGKSFLAFVYGISANKVADAFRRAQLHPAYPVAEFPDAPNTEAGPEERALAMETRRATRDLMQVLSSTHREVLVMRIVLGWTAAETAEAIGTSPGVVRVMQHRALNRLRAELREAS from the coding sequence GTGGCGACATCGGAGTCCCGGCGTGCCGCAGCGGAATTGGAGAAGCTGATCGGCCCGGCCGCCGCCGGTGACCGCGCGGCCGTCTCCGAGATTCTCAAGATCGTGTACCCGCTGGTGCGCCGCTACTGCGCGGCTCGCCTGGGCGGGGCCGGTCACCTGCACGTGACCGCGGACGATGTGGCGCAGGAGATCTGCCTGGCGACGGTGCAGGCCATCCCGCGCTACCGCGACCAGGGCAAGTCCTTCCTGGCCTTCGTCTACGGCATCTCCGCGAACAAGGTGGCCGACGCGTTCCGGCGGGCGCAGCTGCACCCGGCCTACCCGGTCGCGGAGTTCCCTGACGCCCCGAACACCGAGGCGGGCCCGGAGGAGCGGGCGCTGGCGATGGAGACCCGCCGCGCGACCCGCGACCTCATGCAGGTGCTGTCCTCGACCCACCGTGAGGTGCTGGTCATGCGGATCGTGCTGGGGTGGACGGCCGCCGAGACCGCCGAGGCCATCGGCACCAGTCCGGGCGTGGTGCGGGTCATGCAGCACCGCGCGCTCAACCGGCTGCGCGCCGAGCTGCGGGAGGCGTCCTGA
- a CDS encoding DUF3159 domain-containing protein, whose amino-acid sequence MGGLSGLIYSSLPVLVFVPVNSLRGLTAAIWASLGVAAAILVWRLVRRGPIQPAISGFLGVGLCAFIAYRMGEAKGFFLFGIYASLVYGGAFLLSLVVRWPLAGVIWGALNGHGSGWRSDKRAMRLYDIATAVWALVFVARYLVQNHLYAANSTGLLAVARIGMGWPLTAVAALVTFWAVRKAGHLPSSAAKAAKDQAEAGQGRGAAPDSTV is encoded by the coding sequence ATGGGCGGCCTGTCCGGCCTGATCTACTCCTCCCTGCCGGTACTGGTGTTCGTGCCGGTGAACTCGCTGCGCGGCCTGACCGCCGCCATCTGGGCGTCACTCGGCGTGGCCGCGGCGATCCTGGTGTGGCGCTTGGTGCGTCGCGGTCCGATCCAGCCCGCCATCTCGGGTTTCCTGGGTGTGGGCCTGTGCGCGTTCATCGCCTACCGGATGGGTGAGGCGAAGGGTTTCTTCCTGTTCGGCATCTACGCGAGCCTGGTGTACGGCGGCGCGTTCCTGCTGTCCCTGGTGGTGCGGTGGCCGTTGGCGGGCGTGATCTGGGGTGCGCTGAACGGGCACGGCTCCGGGTGGCGCTCCGACAAGCGCGCGATGCGTCTCTACGACATCGCGACGGCGGTGTGGGCGCTGGTGTTCGTGGCCCGCTACCTGGTCCAGAACCACCTGTACGCGGCCAACAGCACCGGTCTGCTGGCCGTGGCGCGGATTGGCATGGGCTGGCCGTTGACCGCGGTGGCGGCGCTGGTGACGTTCTGGGCGGTGCGCAAGGCCGGTCACCTGCCCTCTTCCGCCGCGAAGGCCGCTAAAGACCAGGCCGAGGCCGGTCAGGGCCGGGGCGCCGCCCCCGATTCCACCGTCTAG
- a CDS encoding OB-fold nucleic acid binding domain-containing protein, producing MPSAGGKDTPSGYFRRLGRRLTEDLDRLDAEELAETSEASGACRASECRRGEEVTMVGRLRSVEACPKAGGAEVAAEFFDGTDSVELVFIGRRRIPGIEPGRRILVRGRVGERDGGKVIYNPYYELRGNS from the coding sequence ATGCCATCCGCGGGTGGGAAGGACACCCCGTCAGGCTATTTCCGGCGGCTCGGCCGCCGACTGACGGAGGACCTGGATCGTTTGGATGCCGAGGAGCTCGCCGAGACGTCGGAGGCGTCGGGAGCGTGCCGGGCATCGGAATGTCGGCGTGGTGAGGAAGTCACCATGGTCGGCCGGCTCCGGAGCGTGGAGGCCTGTCCCAAGGCCGGCGGCGCCGAGGTGGCCGCCGAATTCTTCGACGGCACCGACAGCGTCGAGCTGGTCTTCATCGGCAGGCGTCGTATCCCCGGAATCGAACCGGGCCGTCGTATTCTGGTCCGCGGCCGTGTCGGTGAACGTGACGGCGGCAAGGTCATCTACAACCCCTACTACGAACTGCGCGGGAATTCCTGA
- a CDS encoding alpha/beta fold hydrolase → MPDLPRPAVAVALPGTGSDAQFARRAFGSACAALDLPFLAVEPDPRRVIDSYRAALDAAARSGPVLVTGISLGAAVAVDWAAQHPGSVYGVVAALPAWTGADTTGCPAALSAAATAAQLRADGLDAVITRMRESSPAWLADALTRSWTSQWPDLPAALEEAANYAWPEPELLARVTAPVEIIAAADDPVHPFAVAERWTALLPHATLHTITLDELGADPSILGARGINALLPRRIPAP, encoded by the coding sequence GTGCCCGATCTTCCACGTCCGGCGGTCGCCGTCGCCCTGCCCGGGACCGGTTCCGACGCCCAATTCGCCCGCCGCGCCTTCGGATCCGCCTGCGCCGCACTGGATCTGCCGTTCCTGGCGGTCGAACCGGACCCGCGCCGGGTGATCGACAGCTACCGGGCCGCCCTCGACGCCGCCGCCCGCTCCGGGCCCGTCCTGGTCACCGGGATCTCCCTCGGCGCGGCCGTCGCCGTCGACTGGGCCGCCCAGCACCCCGGGTCGGTGTACGGCGTGGTCGCCGCGTTGCCCGCCTGGACCGGCGCCGACACCACCGGCTGCCCCGCGGCCCTGTCCGCCGCCGCCACCGCCGCCCAGCTGCGCGCCGACGGCCTCGACGCCGTCATCACCCGCATGCGCGAATCCAGCCCCGCCTGGCTCGCCGACGCGTTGACCCGCTCGTGGACCTCCCAGTGGCCCGACCTGCCCGCGGCGCTCGAAGAGGCCGCGAACTACGCCTGGCCCGAACCCGAACTCCTGGCCCGGGTCACCGCCCCGGTCGAGATCATCGCCGCGGCCGACGACCCCGTGCACCCCTTCGCCGTGGCCGAACGCTGGACCGCTCTGCTCCCGCACGCCACCCTGCACACCATCACCCTCGACGAACTCGGCGCGGACCCGTCGATCCTCGGCGCCCGCGGCATCAACGCCCTGCTCCCCCGCCGCATCCCCGCACCCTGA
- a CDS encoding DUF3710 domain-containing protein: MFGRKKSKGGDRDDAPQYDDEYTEYDEYEEYDETVDEADEFGDEPAPARGPEIGPYDYEDVADRLEAIAEQRLDLGSVIVPVPPGGQLQVEMTPDGTPQAVHLATQHGRITVAAYAAPKSAGQWRSVAADLAETLRKDGAQVSVVQGPWGRELHAVTQGADLRFIGVDGHRWMVRLVAAGPTGAADENTPLVAAARAVMGETVVRRGDEPLPVREPLPVVLPQELADQLAAAHQQQLAAQQQAMQAQMDAMQGGPAYQPEAAPTEPRRGAEGSAMQQLGLN; the protein is encoded by the coding sequence GTGTTCGGACGCAAGAAGAGCAAGGGCGGCGACAGAGACGACGCGCCGCAGTACGACGACGAGTACACCGAGTACGACGAGTACGAGGAGTACGACGAAACAGTCGACGAGGCAGACGAATTCGGTGACGAGCCGGCCCCCGCGCGCGGCCCGGAGATCGGCCCCTACGACTACGAGGACGTGGCCGACCGCCTCGAGGCGATCGCCGAGCAGCGACTGGACCTGGGTTCGGTCATCGTGCCGGTGCCGCCGGGCGGGCAGCTGCAGGTCGAGATGACCCCCGACGGCACCCCGCAGGCGGTGCACCTGGCCACCCAGCACGGCCGGATCACGGTGGCGGCCTACGCCGCGCCGAAGTCGGCGGGCCAATGGCGTTCGGTGGCAGCCGATCTGGCCGAGACGCTGCGCAAGGACGGCGCGCAGGTGTCGGTGGTGCAGGGCCCGTGGGGTCGTGAGCTGCACGCCGTCACCCAGGGCGCGGATCTGCGCTTCATCGGCGTGGACGGGCACCGCTGGATGGTCCGCCTGGTCGCGGCCGGCCCGACCGGCGCGGCCGACGAGAACACCCCGCTGGTCGCCGCCGCCCGCGCGGTCATGGGCGAGACCGTGGTCCGGCGTGGTGACGAGCCGCTACCGGTGCGCGAACCCCTCCCGGTGGTCCTACCTCAGGAGCTGGCCGACCAGCTCGCCGCCGCCCACCAGCAGCAGTTGGCCGCCCAGCAGCAGGCCATGCAGGCCCAGATGGACGCCATGCAGGGCGGTCCGGCCTACCAGCCCGAGGCCGCCCCCACCGAACCGCGCCGCGGCGCGGAGGGCTCGGCCATGCAGCAGCTGGGCTTGAACTGA
- the dut gene encoding dUTP diphosphatase, with product MTGIPPIPLLRLDPGIPVPTRAHEGDAGVDLCTTEDIIIEPGERVLVGTGIAVALPIGTVGLIHPRSGLAAKAGLSVVNTPGTVDAGYRGEIKVCLINHDPRTAIELRRGDRIAQLLVQKVELVDFVEVQALDDTARGAGGYGSSGGHASLAQSGGAGQATGKEA from the coding sequence GTGACCGGTATTCCACCTATTCCCCTGCTGCGGCTCGATCCCGGCATCCCCGTACCGACGCGTGCTCACGAGGGCGACGCGGGCGTGGACCTGTGCACTACCGAGGACATCATCATCGAACCGGGCGAGCGGGTGCTGGTCGGCACCGGCATCGCGGTGGCGCTGCCGATCGGCACGGTCGGGTTGATCCATCCGCGGTCGGGTCTGGCCGCCAAGGCGGGCCTGTCGGTTGTCAATACCCCCGGCACGGTCGACGCGGGCTACCGCGGTGAGATCAAGGTGTGCCTGATCAATCACGATCCGCGCACCGCCATCGAGCTCCGGCGGGGCGATCGCATCGCCCAGTTGCTCGTGCAGAAGGTCGAATTGGTGGACTTCGTCGAGGTCCAGGCCCTCGACGACACCGCGCGCGGCGCGGGAGGATACGGATCCAGCGGTGGGCATGCCAGCCTCGCGCAGTCCGGTGGGGCGGGTCAGGCGACCGGCAAGGAGGCATGA
- a CDS encoding DUF3093 domain-containing protein → MEPQPQTKPLYTERLWVPLWWWPAALVVTGLLAAEIHMGAPGVRAWLPYVLLFPVAVWVLLWFSRHRLYVTPDSDGVPELRTDRAHLPATFVKRAAPVPTSAKSAALGRQLDPAAFVQHRAWIGPMVLLVLDDPEDPTPYWLVSTRRPERVIAALGLENAAESA, encoded by the coding sequence ATGGAACCTCAGCCGCAGACCAAGCCCCTCTACACCGAGCGCCTCTGGGTGCCGCTGTGGTGGTGGCCGGCCGCGCTCGTCGTGACCGGGCTGCTGGCAGCCGAGATCCACATGGGCGCACCGGGTGTGCGGGCCTGGCTGCCGTATGTGCTGCTGTTCCCGGTCGCGGTGTGGGTGCTGCTGTGGTTCTCGCGCCATCGCCTGTACGTGACTCCCGACTCCGACGGCGTGCCGGAACTGCGCACCGATCGCGCGCATCTGCCCGCGACCTTCGTCAAGCGGGCGGCGCCGGTTCCCACCAGCGCGAAGAGTGCGGCGTTGGGTCGACAACTCGACCCCGCCGCCTTCGTCCAGCATCGGGCCTGGATCGGGCCCATGGTGTTGCTCGTCCTCGACGATCCCGAGGATCCGACGCCGTACTGGCTGGTCAGTACTCGCCGCCCGGAACGCGTGATTGCCGCGCTCGGCCTGGAGAACGCGGCCGAATCGGCCTGA
- a CDS encoding DUF4193 domain-containing protein, giving the protein MATDYDAPRRNESDDVSEDSLEELKARRNEAASAVVDIDESDTAESFELPGADLSEEVLSVRVIPKQADEFTCSSCFLVHHRSRLASEAGGQLICMDCAA; this is encoded by the coding sequence ATGGCAACCGACTATGACGCACCGCGGCGCAATGAATCCGACGATGTTTCGGAGGACTCGCTGGAGGAGCTGAAGGCTCGCCGCAACGAGGCCGCGTCCGCCGTCGTGGATATCGACGAATCCGATACCGCGGAGTCGTTCGAGCTTCCCGGCGCGGACCTTTCCGAGGAAGTGCTCTCGGTCCGGGTCATCCCGAAGCAGGCGGACGAGTTCACTTGTTCCAGCTGCTTCCTGGTGCACCACCGCAGCCGTCTGGCCAGTGAGGCCGGCGGTCAGCTGATCTGCATGGACTGCGCCGCCTAG
- the cei gene encoding envelope integrity protein Cei — protein sequence MVSLITQGKTTDPTGRNFIRRRWEPWAAMVGVIALICVVVWFKALTTSEGDQGAMACNSPSPASSTSAAAPAPLGERVGASRLRDVQPAALAASKVRVFNANNQRGQAAHVASELGDLGFASAPDVQIGNDPVYVNGDLECTGQIRFGVKGRPAAAAVQLVAPCAELIEDQRQDETVDMVLGSLFRDIRPGTDAEEVLRALKNPTPGTAPAVDPRLLEAARHAKC from the coding sequence GTGGTTTCACTGATCACCCAAGGCAAAACGACCGATCCCACGGGACGGAACTTCATTCGCCGACGCTGGGAACCCTGGGCGGCCATGGTCGGGGTCATCGCCCTGATCTGCGTCGTCGTGTGGTTCAAGGCGCTGACGACCAGCGAGGGTGACCAGGGCGCGATGGCCTGCAACTCCCCCAGCCCGGCCTCGAGCACGTCGGCGGCCGCGCCAGCACCGCTCGGCGAACGGGTGGGGGCGTCGCGGCTGCGCGATGTGCAGCCGGCCGCCCTGGCCGCGTCGAAGGTGCGGGTGTTCAACGCCAACAACCAGCGCGGTCAGGCCGCGCATGTGGCCTCCGAGCTGGGCGATCTCGGTTTCGCGAGCGCACCGGACGTGCAGATCGGCAATGACCCGGTCTATGTGAACGGTGATCTGGAGTGCACCGGGCAGATCCGGTTCGGCGTCAAGGGACGGCCCGCCGCGGCCGCGGTCCAGCTGGTCGCGCCGTGCGCCGAGCTGATCGAGGATCAGCGGCAGGACGAGACCGTGGACATGGTCCTGGGCTCGCTGTTCCGTGACATCCGGCCCGGTACCGACGCCGAAGAGGTGCTGCGGGCGCTGAAGAATCCGACGCCGGGCACCGCGCCCGCCGTCGACCCGAGGCTGTTGGAAGCCGCCCGGCACGCGAAGTGTTGA
- a CDS encoding inositol monophosphatase family protein, with protein sequence MELVPESNFTSIAPADSTNTDTSDIAELRRVAVLLAETAAAHVRERRPQVFGPGAHATDAVQSKSTPTDPVTIVDTETEQLVRKLVAELRPGDLVVGEEDGGAIADDPELVHWVVDPIDGTVNFVYGIPSYSVSVAAVRDGRPVAGAVADVAHAVTYSAGLGLGAHRADSSPDGAAPGGAPVALHANRVDAASMALVATGFAYATERRTRQGELVGRVLPHIRDIRRFGSAALDLCAVAEGRTDAYYEHGLNLWDWAAGALIATEAGARLILPPRLDSPGAAGDLVSAAAPAIADELFGLFERFDVTTPIPIS encoded by the coding sequence ATGGAGCTCGTGCCGGAATCGAATTTCACTTCCATCGCCCCCGCCGACTCCACGAACACCGACACTTCAGACATAGCCGAACTGCGCCGCGTCGCGGTGCTTCTCGCCGAGACCGCCGCCGCGCACGTGCGCGAGCGCCGCCCGCAGGTCTTCGGACCCGGCGCGCACGCGACGGACGCCGTGCAGTCCAAGAGCACCCCCACCGACCCCGTCACCATCGTCGACACCGAGACCGAACAGCTGGTCCGCAAGCTGGTCGCCGAACTGCGCCCCGGCGACCTGGTGGTCGGCGAGGAGGACGGCGGCGCCATCGCCGACGACCCGGAACTCGTGCACTGGGTGGTCGACCCCATCGACGGCACCGTCAACTTCGTCTACGGCATCCCGTCCTACTCGGTATCGGTGGCCGCGGTGCGCGACGGCCGCCCGGTCGCGGGCGCGGTCGCCGACGTCGCACACGCCGTCACCTACAGCGCCGGCCTCGGGTTGGGCGCGCACCGCGCGGACTCCAGCCCCGACGGCGCCGCGCCGGGCGGCGCTCCGGTTGCCTTGCACGCCAACCGGGTTGACGCGGCGTCGATGGCGCTGGTCGCCACCGGTTTCGCGTACGCGACCGAGCGCCGCACCCGGCAGGGCGAGCTGGTGGGCCGGGTGCTGCCGCACATTCGCGACATCCGCCGCTTCGGTTCGGCGGCCCTGGACCTGTGCGCGGTTGCCGAGGGCCGCACCGATGCCTACTACGAACACGGCCTGAACCTGTGGGACTGGGCCGCGGGCGCGCTCATCGCCACCGAGGCCGGCGCGCGGCTGATCCTGCCGCCCCGGCTCGACTCGCCGGGCGCGGCAGGCGATTTGGTGTCGGCGGCGGCGCCCGCCATCGCGGACGAACTTTTCGGCCTGTTCGAACGGTTCGATGTCACCACCCCTATCCCGATTTCCTGA
- a CDS encoding polyphosphate--glucose phosphotransferase, whose product MSDPGHAFGIDIGGSGVKGAEVDLATGELVYERIKIATPHPATPNAVAEAVAKLVAQAGWEGPVGITMPSVVLHGQVRTAANIDKTWIGIDARHLFSVALGGREVTVLNDADAAGMAEDRYGAAKDLTGLVVLLTFGTGIGSAVMYNGVLVPNSELGHIEVDGREAEHRAAASVKDRVGMSYPEWALEVSKVLVTLENLFWPNVFVAGGGISRDYQEWIPLLTNRTPVVPAALRNTAGIVGAAMAVSAGIAP is encoded by the coding sequence ATGTCCGATCCCGGGCACGCGTTCGGCATCGATATCGGTGGCAGCGGCGTGAAGGGTGCCGAGGTCGATCTCGCGACCGGTGAGCTGGTGTACGAGCGGATCAAGATCGCCACCCCGCATCCGGCCACCCCGAACGCGGTCGCCGAGGCGGTGGCCAAGCTGGTCGCCCAGGCCGGCTGGGAGGGCCCGGTCGGGATCACCATGCCGAGCGTGGTGCTGCACGGCCAGGTGCGCACGGCCGCCAATATCGACAAGACCTGGATCGGCATCGACGCCCGGCATCTGTTCTCGGTGGCGCTGGGCGGCCGTGAGGTGACGGTGCTCAACGACGCGGACGCCGCGGGCATGGCCGAGGACCGCTACGGCGCGGCAAAGGATCTCACCGGTCTGGTCGTGCTGCTCACCTTCGGCACCGGTATCGGCTCGGCGGTCATGTACAACGGCGTGCTGGTGCCCAACAGCGAGCTCGGGCACATCGAGGTGGACGGCCGTGAGGCCGAGCATCGGGCCGCGGCGTCGGTGAAGGATCGGGTCGGCATGAGCTACCCGGAGTGGGCGTTGGAGGTGTCCAAGGTGCTGGTCACCTTGGAGAACCTGTTCTGGCCGAACGTGTTCGTCGCCGGTGGCGGCATCAGCCGCGATTATCAGGAGTGGATTCCGTTGCTCACCAACAGAACCCCCGTGGTGCCTGCCGCGTTGCGCAATACCGCGGGCATCGTCGGGGCGGCCATGGCGGTGTCAGCCGGTATCGCACCGTAA
- a CDS encoding RNA polymerase sigma factor, translating to MVATNTQDTAESAAAAEPADSTAAPAVKKAAAKKAPAKKAAAKKVAAKKTPAKKATKAAAKKAGAKKAAPKKAGEPGAEGAEGEEILDDESIELDDLGDIEIDEEDLEDEEIVDEAEDEDEVAAPAAAAETEEAEEADEPSAKDKASGDFVWDEEESEALRQARKDAELTASADSVRAYLKQIGKVALLNAEEEVELAKRIEAGLYATEKLREFADKGEKLPVQSRRDLQWIMRDGNRAKNHLLEANLRLVVSLAKRYTGRGMAFLDLIQEGNLGLIRAVEKFDYTKGYKFSTYATWWIRQAITRAMADQARTIRIPVHMVEVINKLGRIQRELLQDLGREPTPEELAKEMDITPEKVLEIQQYAREPISLDQTIGDEGDSQLGDFIEDSEAVVAVDAVSFTLLQDQLQSVLETLSEREAGVVRLRFGLTDGQPRTLDEIGQVYGVTRERIRQIESKTMSKLRHPSRSQVLRDYLD from the coding sequence GTGGTAGCCACGAATACCCAGGACACCGCCGAATCGGCCGCAGCCGCCGAACCGGCAGACAGCACCGCAGCACCGGCGGTCAAGAAGGCAGCCGCCAAGAAGGCTCCGGCCAAGAAGGCCGCGGCGAAGAAGGTCGCGGCCAAGAAGACCCCGGCCAAGAAGGCGACCAAGGCCGCCGCCAAGAAGGCGGGGGCGAAGAAGGCCGCGCCGAAGAAGGCCGGCGAGCCCGGTGCCGAGGGTGCCGAGGGCGAAGAGATCCTCGACGACGAGTCGATCGAACTCGACGACCTGGGTGACATCGAGATCGACGAGGAAGACCTCGAGGACGAGGAGATCGTCGACGAGGCCGAGGACGAGGACGAGGTCGCCGCGCCCGCCGCCGCCGCCGAGACCGAGGAAGCCGAAGAGGCCGACGAGCCGTCGGCGAAGGACAAGGCGTCCGGTGACTTCGTCTGGGACGAAGAGGAATCCGAGGCGCTGCGTCAGGCCCGCAAGGACGCCGAGCTCACCGCTTCGGCCGACTCGGTCCGCGCCTACCTGAAGCAGATCGGTAAGGTCGCGCTGCTCAACGCCGAGGAGGAGGTCGAGCTCGCCAAGCGCATCGAGGCCGGTCTCTACGCCACGGAGAAGCTGCGCGAGTTCGCCGACAAGGGCGAGAAGCTGCCCGTGCAGTCCCGCCGCGACCTGCAGTGGATCATGCGCGACGGCAACCGCGCCAAGAACCACCTGCTGGAGGCCAACCTCCGCCTCGTGGTCTCGCTGGCCAAGCGCTACACCGGCCGCGGCATGGCGTTCCTGGACCTGATCCAGGAAGGCAACCTCGGTCTGATCCGCGCCGTCGAGAAGTTCGACTACACCAAGGGCTACAAGTTCTCGACCTACGCGACCTGGTGGATCCGTCAGGCCATCACCCGCGCCATGGCCGACCAGGCCCGCACCATCCGCATCCCGGTGCACATGGTCGAGGTCATCAACAAGCTCGGCCGCATCCAGCGCGAACTCCTCCAGGACCTGGGCCGCGAGCCCACCCCCGAAGAGCTCGCCAAGGAAATGGACATCACGCCGGAGAAGGTGCTGGAAATCCAGCAGTACGCGCGTGAACCCATCTCCCTGGACCAGACCATCGGTGACGAAGGCGACTCCCAGCTCGGTGACTTCATCGAAGACTCCGAAGCTGTCGTCGCCGTCGACGCGGTGTCCTTCACCCTGTTGCAGGACCAGCTCCAGTCCGTCCTCGAAACGCTCTCCGAGCGTGAGGCCGGCGTGGTGCGCCTCCGTTTCGGCCTGACCGACGGCCAGCCCCGCACCCTGGACGAAATCGGCCAGGTCTACGGCGTCACCCGCGAACGCATCCGCCAGATCGAGTCCAAGACCATGTCGAAGCTGCGCCACCCCAGCCGCTCGCAGGTCTTGCGCGACTACCTGGACTAG
- a CDS encoding TetR/AcrR family transcriptional regulator produces MNRIVEATAELISRHGLSATTLDDVVAASGTSKGQVFHYFPGGKDELLLAVAQYEADRVHAGMDERMPELSSWSAWSQWRDQLVGEYDIQGNDCPMTTLVVDLHRAGPGARALIAETAARLQSRIRTGIHQMQAKGLVGAHVDADAIAHSLVAGIHGATLLQLATGTDSHIGSVIDTAIEQLKSTASQRTPVHPT; encoded by the coding sequence ATGAACCGGATTGTCGAGGCCACCGCAGAACTCATCAGCCGCCACGGCCTGTCCGCGACCACTCTCGATGATGTCGTTGCCGCGTCGGGAACCAGCAAAGGGCAAGTGTTCCACTACTTTCCCGGCGGCAAGGACGAATTGTTGCTTGCTGTAGCGCAATACGAGGCCGACCGGGTTCACGCGGGCATGGACGAGCGGATGCCGGAGCTGTCGTCCTGGTCGGCGTGGAGTCAATGGCGCGACCAGTTGGTCGGCGAGTACGACATACAGGGAAACGACTGTCCCATGACCACTTTGGTCGTCGACCTGCATCGAGCCGGGCCAGGGGCCCGGGCATTGATCGCGGAGACTGCCGCACGACTCCAAAGCCGCATCCGGACCGGGATCCACCAGATGCAGGCCAAGGGGCTCGTCGGTGCGCACGTCGACGCCGACGCCATCGCCCATTCACTGGTAGCCGGTATTCACGGCGCGACCTTGCTGCAACTCGCAACAGGAACCGACTCCCACATCGGCTCAGTCATCGACACGGCCATCGAACAGCTCAAGAGCACAGCATCCCAGCGCACGCCGGTGCATCCGACATGA
- a CDS encoding nuclear transport factor 2 family protein, whose amino-acid sequence MASADQITAVMHEYLDAINSGDNLAVLRLFAADATVEDPVGSETKSAHEFFAAPFPSRPRVELVSPVSATDDGSAAAMAFTLRMMLHGRPATIDVVDVMRFDRAGNIIQMRAHWGSTNITLSDADSITSTRSTEPHETARTTV is encoded by the coding sequence ATGGCCTCAGCAGACCAAATCACCGCGGTGATGCACGAGTACCTCGACGCGATCAACAGCGGCGACAACCTCGCCGTCCTGCGGCTGTTCGCGGCGGACGCAACCGTCGAGGATCCAGTCGGAAGTGAAACCAAATCGGCTCACGAGTTCTTCGCCGCACCGTTCCCCAGCCGTCCTCGTGTCGAACTCGTTTCGCCGGTATCGGCCACTGACGACGGCAGCGCGGCGGCGATGGCGTTCACATTGCGGATGATGTTGCACGGTAGGCCGGCGACCATCGACGTCGTCGATGTCATGAGGTTCGACCGCGCCGGCAACATCATCCAAATGCGGGCACATTGGGGTTCGACCAACATCACCCTCTCCGACGCCGACAGCATCACATCGACCAGGTCGACCGAGCCGCACGAGACCGCAAGAACAACGGTGTAA